A window of Coturnix japonica isolate 7356 chromosome 2, Coturnix japonica 2.1, whole genome shotgun sequence contains these coding sequences:
- the CCNE2 gene encoding G1/S-specific cyclin-E2 isoform X1, translating into MSRRSSRLQAKQQQQPPLLCQEETPRELQAPELLQTRKRRTAEQEIKKKEDGKIAKKHQYEIKSCWTPTITGGISPCIIIETPHKESVTTDFSRFKKYRFRNLFINPSPLPELTWGNSKDVWLNILKKENRYAHCKHFTSLHSSLQPHMRSILLDWLLEVCEVYALHRETFYLAQDFFDRFMLTQKNINKSMLQLIGITSLFIASKLEEIYAPKIQEFAYVTDGACSEDDIVRMELIMLKALKWELCPVTIISWLNLYLQVDALKDVPKVLLPQYSQEKFIQIAQLLDLCILDVNSLDFQYRTLAAAALCHYTSTEVVKKVSGLDWDSISECVEWMVPFVNVARKVSVKLKHFKKVAVEDCHNIQTHTNYLDMLVGGLLACALYSPSPEVLKVLQANEVNVTPCGSGFLEIDKVHVLPQAVSQE; encoded by the exons ATGTCAAGACGCAG CAGCCGACTGCaggccaagcagcagcagcagccgccgcTGCTGTGTCAAGAAGAGACTCCACGTGAGCTGCAGGCACCGGAGCTTCTCCAGACCAGGAAGAGGAGaacagcagag caggagattaagaagaaagaagatgggAAAATTGCTAAGAAACATCAATATGAAATTAAG agctgttggaCGCCCACAATAACAGGAGGCATCTCGCCTTGCATCATCATTGAAACGCCTCACAAAGAATCAGTGACCACTGACTTCTCAAGGTTCAAGAAATACAGGTTCAGGAACCTCTTCATAAATCCATCCCCGCTGCCTGAACTCAC CTGGGGCAATTCCAAAGACGTGTGGCTCAACATCCTGAAGAAGGAGAACCGATACGCTCACTGCAAACACTTCACGTCGCTACACTCAAGTCTGCAGCCGCACATGAGGTCGATACTGTTGGACTGGCTTCTAGAG GTGTGTGAGGTGTATGCACTCCACAGGGAAACCTTCTACCTGGCTCAAGACTTCTTTGATAGGTTCATGTTGACACAGAAGAACATTAACAAGAGCATGCTCCAGCTGATAGGAATTACCTCATTGTTCATTGCCTCCAAACTCGAG GAAATTTACGCTCCAAAAATACAGGAATTTGCTTACGTCACTGATGGTGCTTGCAGTGAAGATGATATTGTACGAATGGAACTTATTATGCTAAAG GCTTTAAAATGGGAACTCTGTCCTGTGACAATCATCTCTTGGCTGAACCTCTATTTGCAAGTGGATGCTCTGAAGGACGTTCCGAAAGTGCTTCTACCTCAGTATTCTCAGGAAAAATTCATTCAGATAGCACAG CTCTTAGACCTGTGTATTCTGGATGTGAATTCGTTAGACTTCCAGTACAGAACACTAGCTGCTGCCGCACTCTGCCACTATACCTCAACTGAAGTAGTTAAGAAAGTTTCAG GCCTGGACTGGGACAGCATTTCAGAGTGCGTGGAGTGGATGGTTCCCTTTGTCAACGTGGCAAGGAAAGTCTCTGTGAAGCTGAAGCATTTCAAGAAGGTCGCAGTAGAAGACTGCCACAATATCCAGACACACACAAACTACCTGGACATGCTGGTAGGTGGCCTGCTGGCCTGTGCTTTGTACAGCCCTTCTCCTGAGGTGCTGAAGGTTCTCCAGGCTAACGAGGTCAATGTAACACCTTGTGGTTCTGGCTTTCTGGAGATAGATAAGGTGCATGTGCTCCCACAAGCTGTGAGCCAAGAGTGA
- the CCNE2 gene encoding G1/S-specific cyclin-E2 isoform X3 translates to MSRRSSRLQAKQQQQPPLLCQEETPRELQAPELLQTRKRRTAEQEIKKKEDGKIAKKHQYEIKSCWTPTITGGISPCIIIETPHKESVTTDFSRFKKYRFRNLFINPSPLPELTWGNSKDVWLNILKKENRYAHCKHFTSLHSSLQPHMRSILLDWLLEVCEVYALHRETFYLAQDFFDRFMLTQKNINKSMLQLIGITSLFIASKLEEIYAPKIQEFAYVTDGACSEDDIVRMELIMLKALKWELCPVTIISWLNLYLQVDALKDVPKVLLPQYSQEKFIQIAQLLDLCILDVNSLDFQYRTLAAAALCHYTSTEVVKKVSGLDWDSISECVEWMVPFVNVARKVSVKLKHFKKVAVEDCHNIQTHTNYLDMLEEVNSGVTSTAPGQLSPVSTAGIITPPKSTEKK, encoded by the exons ATGTCAAGACGCAG CAGCCGACTGCaggccaagcagcagcagcagccgccgcTGCTGTGTCAAGAAGAGACTCCACGTGAGCTGCAGGCACCGGAGCTTCTCCAGACCAGGAAGAGGAGaacagcagag caggagattaagaagaaagaagatgggAAAATTGCTAAGAAACATCAATATGAAATTAAG agctgttggaCGCCCACAATAACAGGAGGCATCTCGCCTTGCATCATCATTGAAACGCCTCACAAAGAATCAGTGACCACTGACTTCTCAAGGTTCAAGAAATACAGGTTCAGGAACCTCTTCATAAATCCATCCCCGCTGCCTGAACTCAC CTGGGGCAATTCCAAAGACGTGTGGCTCAACATCCTGAAGAAGGAGAACCGATACGCTCACTGCAAACACTTCACGTCGCTACACTCAAGTCTGCAGCCGCACATGAGGTCGATACTGTTGGACTGGCTTCTAGAG GTGTGTGAGGTGTATGCACTCCACAGGGAAACCTTCTACCTGGCTCAAGACTTCTTTGATAGGTTCATGTTGACACAGAAGAACATTAACAAGAGCATGCTCCAGCTGATAGGAATTACCTCATTGTTCATTGCCTCCAAACTCGAG GAAATTTACGCTCCAAAAATACAGGAATTTGCTTACGTCACTGATGGTGCTTGCAGTGAAGATGATATTGTACGAATGGAACTTATTATGCTAAAG GCTTTAAAATGGGAACTCTGTCCTGTGACAATCATCTCTTGGCTGAACCTCTATTTGCAAGTGGATGCTCTGAAGGACGTTCCGAAAGTGCTTCTACCTCAGTATTCTCAGGAAAAATTCATTCAGATAGCACAG CTCTTAGACCTGTGTATTCTGGATGTGAATTCGTTAGACTTCCAGTACAGAACACTAGCTGCTGCCGCACTCTGCCACTATACCTCAACTGAAGTAGTTAAGAAAGTTTCAG GCCTGGACTGGGACAGCATTTCAGAGTGCGTGGAGTGGATGGTTCCCTTTGTCAACGTGGCAAGGAAAGTCTCTGTGAAGCTGAAGCATTTCAAGAAGGTCGCAGTAGAAGACTGCCACAATATCCAGACACACACAAACTACCTGGACATGCTG GAAGAAGTTAACAGCGGAGTAACATCTACTGCACCAGGTCAGTTATCACCCGTGTCAACAGCAGGAATAATAACTCCTCCCAAAAGCACggagaagaaatga
- the CCNE2 gene encoding G1/S-specific cyclin-E2 isoform X4, with translation MSRRSSRLQAKQQQQPPLLCQEETPRELQAPELLQTRKRRTAEEIKKKEDGKIAKKHQYEIKSCWTPTITGGISPCIIIETPHKESVTTDFSRFKKYRFRNLFINPSPLPELTWGNSKDVWLNILKKENRYAHCKHFTSLHSSLQPHMRSILLDWLLEVCEVYALHRETFYLAQDFFDRFMLTQKNINKSMLQLIGITSLFIASKLEEIYAPKIQEFAYVTDGACSEDDIVRMELIMLKALKWELCPVTIISWLNLYLQVDALKDVPKVLLPQYSQEKFIQIAQLLDLCILDVNSLDFQYRTLAAAALCHYTSTEVVKKVSGLDWDSISECVEWMVPFVNVARKVSVKLKHFKKVAVEDCHNIQTHTNYLDMLEEVNSGVTSTAPGQLSPVSTAGIITPPKSTEKK, from the exons ATGTCAAGACGCAG CAGCCGACTGCaggccaagcagcagcagcagccgccgcTGCTGTGTCAAGAAGAGACTCCACGTGAGCTGCAGGCACCGGAGCTTCTCCAGACCAGGAAGAGGAGaacagcagag gagattaagaagaaagaagatgggAAAATTGCTAAGAAACATCAATATGAAATTAAG agctgttggaCGCCCACAATAACAGGAGGCATCTCGCCTTGCATCATCATTGAAACGCCTCACAAAGAATCAGTGACCACTGACTTCTCAAGGTTCAAGAAATACAGGTTCAGGAACCTCTTCATAAATCCATCCCCGCTGCCTGAACTCAC CTGGGGCAATTCCAAAGACGTGTGGCTCAACATCCTGAAGAAGGAGAACCGATACGCTCACTGCAAACACTTCACGTCGCTACACTCAAGTCTGCAGCCGCACATGAGGTCGATACTGTTGGACTGGCTTCTAGAG GTGTGTGAGGTGTATGCACTCCACAGGGAAACCTTCTACCTGGCTCAAGACTTCTTTGATAGGTTCATGTTGACACAGAAGAACATTAACAAGAGCATGCTCCAGCTGATAGGAATTACCTCATTGTTCATTGCCTCCAAACTCGAG GAAATTTACGCTCCAAAAATACAGGAATTTGCTTACGTCACTGATGGTGCTTGCAGTGAAGATGATATTGTACGAATGGAACTTATTATGCTAAAG GCTTTAAAATGGGAACTCTGTCCTGTGACAATCATCTCTTGGCTGAACCTCTATTTGCAAGTGGATGCTCTGAAGGACGTTCCGAAAGTGCTTCTACCTCAGTATTCTCAGGAAAAATTCATTCAGATAGCACAG CTCTTAGACCTGTGTATTCTGGATGTGAATTCGTTAGACTTCCAGTACAGAACACTAGCTGCTGCCGCACTCTGCCACTATACCTCAACTGAAGTAGTTAAGAAAGTTTCAG GCCTGGACTGGGACAGCATTTCAGAGTGCGTGGAGTGGATGGTTCCCTTTGTCAACGTGGCAAGGAAAGTCTCTGTGAAGCTGAAGCATTTCAAGAAGGTCGCAGTAGAAGACTGCCACAATATCCAGACACACACAAACTACCTGGACATGCTG GAAGAAGTTAACAGCGGAGTAACATCTACTGCACCAGGTCAGTTATCACCCGTGTCAACAGCAGGAATAATAACTCCTCCCAAAAGCACggagaagaaatga
- the CCNE2 gene encoding G1/S-specific cyclin-E2 isoform X2, with translation MSRRSSRLQAKQQQQPPLLCQEETPRELQAPELLQTRKRRTAEEIKKKEDGKIAKKHQYEIKSCWTPTITGGISPCIIIETPHKESVTTDFSRFKKYRFRNLFINPSPLPELTWGNSKDVWLNILKKENRYAHCKHFTSLHSSLQPHMRSILLDWLLEVCEVYALHRETFYLAQDFFDRFMLTQKNINKSMLQLIGITSLFIASKLEEIYAPKIQEFAYVTDGACSEDDIVRMELIMLKALKWELCPVTIISWLNLYLQVDALKDVPKVLLPQYSQEKFIQIAQLLDLCILDVNSLDFQYRTLAAAALCHYTSTEVVKKVSGLDWDSISECVEWMVPFVNVARKVSVKLKHFKKVAVEDCHNIQTHTNYLDMLVGGLLACALYSPSPEVLKVLQANEVNVTPCGSGFLEIDKVHVLPQAVSQE, from the exons ATGTCAAGACGCAG CAGCCGACTGCaggccaagcagcagcagcagccgccgcTGCTGTGTCAAGAAGAGACTCCACGTGAGCTGCAGGCACCGGAGCTTCTCCAGACCAGGAAGAGGAGaacagcagag gagattaagaagaaagaagatgggAAAATTGCTAAGAAACATCAATATGAAATTAAG agctgttggaCGCCCACAATAACAGGAGGCATCTCGCCTTGCATCATCATTGAAACGCCTCACAAAGAATCAGTGACCACTGACTTCTCAAGGTTCAAGAAATACAGGTTCAGGAACCTCTTCATAAATCCATCCCCGCTGCCTGAACTCAC CTGGGGCAATTCCAAAGACGTGTGGCTCAACATCCTGAAGAAGGAGAACCGATACGCTCACTGCAAACACTTCACGTCGCTACACTCAAGTCTGCAGCCGCACATGAGGTCGATACTGTTGGACTGGCTTCTAGAG GTGTGTGAGGTGTATGCACTCCACAGGGAAACCTTCTACCTGGCTCAAGACTTCTTTGATAGGTTCATGTTGACACAGAAGAACATTAACAAGAGCATGCTCCAGCTGATAGGAATTACCTCATTGTTCATTGCCTCCAAACTCGAG GAAATTTACGCTCCAAAAATACAGGAATTTGCTTACGTCACTGATGGTGCTTGCAGTGAAGATGATATTGTACGAATGGAACTTATTATGCTAAAG GCTTTAAAATGGGAACTCTGTCCTGTGACAATCATCTCTTGGCTGAACCTCTATTTGCAAGTGGATGCTCTGAAGGACGTTCCGAAAGTGCTTCTACCTCAGTATTCTCAGGAAAAATTCATTCAGATAGCACAG CTCTTAGACCTGTGTATTCTGGATGTGAATTCGTTAGACTTCCAGTACAGAACACTAGCTGCTGCCGCACTCTGCCACTATACCTCAACTGAAGTAGTTAAGAAAGTTTCAG GCCTGGACTGGGACAGCATTTCAGAGTGCGTGGAGTGGATGGTTCCCTTTGTCAACGTGGCAAGGAAAGTCTCTGTGAAGCTGAAGCATTTCAAGAAGGTCGCAGTAGAAGACTGCCACAATATCCAGACACACACAAACTACCTGGACATGCTGGTAGGTGGCCTGCTGGCCTGTGCTTTGTACAGCCCTTCTCCTGAGGTGCTGAAGGTTCTCCAGGCTAACGAGGTCAATGTAACACCTTGTGGTTCTGGCTTTCTGGAGATAGATAAGGTGCATGTGCTCCCACAAGCTGTGAGCCAAGAGTGA
- the INTS8 gene encoding integrator complex subunit 8: MSAEAADREAATSSRPCTPPQTSWFEFLLEEDLLEQHLRKPSPDPPPVQLIVQFLEQASKPSVNEQNQVQPPPDNKRNRILKLLALKVAAHLKWDLDVLEKSLSVPVLNMLLNELLCISKVPPGTKHVDVDLSSLPPTTAMAILLYNRWAIRTIVKSSFPVKQVKPGPPQLNVMNQMQQEKELTENILKVLKEQAADSILVLEGALKLNKDLYVHTIRTLDLLAMEPGMVNGETESSTAGLKISAEEIQCQVCYDLGAVYFQQGATNAALHENAKEKFFKTKELIAKIGSSSLHCTIDEKRLAGYCQACGVLTSSDDDASQQASPYNQIHNCMKSGNYQDLVKIFLEDNLALSLPVQFRQSVLRELFQKAQQGNDALDEVCFKICVCNTVCDVLQGQIIDIQFCQLFLKPNKEKIDFLLEVCSRSINLETASEPLKRKMAAFLKNLCLSLEDLQLVFMISSHELFIKLLKDDERKLLVDQMRKRSLRVNLSTKPVTSFYDIPASASVNIGQLEHQLILSVDPWRIRQILIELHGMTSERQFWTISNKWEVPNVYGNVILGIKDNLTRDLVYILMAKGLHCCAIKDFVHAKQLFAACLELVTEFSPKLRQVMLNEMLLLDIYTHEAGPGATGERPPSDLISRVRGYLEMRVPDIPLRQVIAEECVAFLLNWRENEYLTMQVPLPLVQTNPYVKLGQLLAATCKELPGPKESRRTAKDLWEVVVQICSVSNQHKRGNDGRVSLIKHRESTLGIMYRSELLSFIKKLREPLVLTTILSLFVKLHNVREDIVNDITAEYISIWPSSIPNLQSVDFEAVAVTVKELVNYALTINSNNHFWLIIQADIYFATNQYSAALHYYLQAGAVCSDFFNKMVPPDVFTDQVIKRMIKCCSLLNCHTQVAILCQFLREVDYKTAFKALQEQNSHDAMDSYYEYIWDVTILEYLTYLHHKRGETDKRQIAIKAIGQTELNASNPEEVLQLAAQRRKKKFLQAMAKLYF; encoded by the exons ATGAGCGCCGAAGCGGCGGACCGGGAGGCCGCCACGTCCAGCCGGCCCTGCACTCCGCCGCAGACCTCGTGGTTCGAGTTCCTGCTGGAGGAAGatctgctggagcagcacctgCGCAAGCCCTCTCCCG ATCCTCCCCCTGTGCAGCTGATTGTCCAGTTCCTGGAACAAGCTTCCAAACCATCGGTGAATGAACAGAACCAGGTCCAGCCACCTCCTGATAACAAAAGAAACCGCATTCTAAAACTTCTTGCTCTTAAAGTTGCTGCTCATCTGAAGTGGGATTTGGATGTATTGGAGAAAAG CTTATCTGTTCCCGTATTGAACATGCTACTGAATGAACTCCTGTGCATCAGCAAAGTTCCCCCAGGGACTAAACATGTGGATGTTGACCTGTCCAGCTTACCCCCAACCACTGCCATGGCCATACTACTCTACAACAGATG GGCCATAAGGACCATTgttaaaagcagttttcctgtaAAGCAAGTGAAACCTGGTCCGCCTCAACTAAATGT AATGAACCagatgcagcaggaaaaggaactaactgaaaacattctgaaagtG TTGAAAGAGCAGGCTGCTGATTCCATCCTGGTGCTAGAAGGAGCACTTAAATTGAACAAGGATCTCTATGTGCACACTATAAGAACTCTGGATTTGTTAGCCATGGAGCCTGGTATGGTGAATGGAGAAACAGAGAGTTCCACAGCTGGGCTGAAGATCAGTGCAGAGGAGATACAGTGCCAG GTTTGCTATGACTTGGGTGCAGTCTACTTTCAGCAAGGAGCGACAAATGCAGCTCTTCATGAAAATGCTAAAGAGaagtttttcaaaacaaaggagTTGATTGCAAAG attGGTTCATCTTCACTTCATTGTACCATAGATGAAAAACGATTAGCTGGATATTGCCAGGCTTGTGGAGTTCTTACCTCATCTGATGATGATGCGTCTCAACAGGCATCTCCGTATAATCAAATCCATAACTGCATGAAATCTGGCAACTATCAG GATTTGGTGAAGATATTCCTTGAAGATAACTTAGCCCTCAGTTTACCTGTTCAGTTCAGACAATCAGTGCTAAGGGAGCTGTTCCAAAAAGCTCAGCAAGG GAATGATGCTCTGGATGAAGTTTGCTTCAAAATCTGCGTGTGCAACACTGTCTGTGATGTACTGCAGGGTCAAATAATTGATATTCAGTTCTGTCAGCTGTTCCTCAAGCccaacaaagagaaaatagacTTCCTCTTGGAG GTTTGTTCAAGATCAATAAACTTGGAAACTGCATCTGAacctctgaagagaaaaatggcaGCATTTCTCAA aaactTATGTTTGAGTTTGGAAGACCTTCAGCTTGTCTTCATGATTTCATCTCACGAGCTGTTCATAAAGCTTCTGAAAGATGATGAACGGAAACTGCTTGTGGATCAAATGCGGAAGAGGTCTCTTCGAGTCAACCTGTCCACAAAACCTGTGACTTCATTTTATGATATCCCAG ctTCAGCAAGTGTCAATATTGGCCAGCTTGAACATCAGCTCATATTGTCAGTAGACCCCTGGAGGATTCGTCAGATCTTGATTGAATTGCATGGTATGACTTCTGAGCGCCAGTTCTGGACTATTTCAAATAAG TGGGAAGTACCAAATGTTTATGGCAATGTTATTCTAGGAATCAAAGATAATCTGACTAGGGATTTGGTCTACATCCTGATGGCAAAGGGATTACACTGCTGTGCAATTAAG GATTTTGTCCATGCTAAGCAACTTTTTGCTGCCTGCTTAGAGCTTGTGACAGAATTTTCTCCAAAACTCCGTCAAGTCATGCtgaatgaaatgctgcttttggaCATTTACACGCACGAGGCTGGACCTGGTGCTACCGGGGAACGTCCTCCTTCTGATCTTATAAGCAGAGTCCGAGGATACTTGGAGATGAGAGTACCTG ATATTCCTCTTCGACAAGTTATAGCTGAAGAGTGTGTTGCCTTCTTGTTAAACTGGCGTGAAAATGAGTACTTGACCATGCAAGTTCCATTACCTTTGGTTCAGACTAATCCTTATGTAAAG CTGGGGCAGTTGTTGGCTGCTACATGCAAAGAACTCCCAGGTcccaaggaaagcagaaggacaGCCAAAGATCTCTGGGAAGTCGTCGTACAGATCTGCAGTGTATCTAACCAGCACAAAAGGGGGAACGATGGCAGAGTGAGTTTGATAAAGCACAGAGAATCAACACTCGGCATTATGTACAG GAGTGAACTGTTGTCCTTCATCAAAAAGCTTCGG gaACCGTTGGTTTTAACTACAATATTGTCCCTGTTTGTGAAGCTTCATAATGTTCGG GAAGATATTGTGAATGATATTACAGCAGAGTACATCTCCATTTGGCCCTCATCCATTCCCAA ccttCAGTCAGTGGATTTTGAAGCCGTGGCTGTTACAGTGAAAGAGCTTGTCAACTATGCGCTGACCATCAACTCCAACAACCACTTCTGGTTAATTATCCAGGcagatatttattttg CGACAAACCAGTATTCAGCAGCCCTTCACTATTacctgcaggcaggagctgtgtgctctgatTTCTTCAATAAGATGGTACCGCCCGATGTGTTCACAGACCAG GTGATAAAAAGAATGATAAAGTGTTGCTCCTTACTCAACTGTCACACACAG GTGGCTATTTTGTGTCAGTTCCTCAGAGAAGTAGACTACAAAACGGCATTCAAGGCACTGCAGGAGCAAAACAG tcacGATGCCATGGATTCTTACTATGAATACATCTGGGATGTCACGATCTTGGAGTATTTGACGT ATCTCCACCACAAGAGAGGTGAGACGGACAAGAGGCAGATAGCG ATCAAAGCTATTGGCCAGACGGAGCTGAACGCCAGCAATCCTGAGGAAGTCCTACAGCTTGCtgcacagaggaggaaaaagaagtttcttcaAGCAATGGCAAAGCTTTATTTCTAG